The nucleotide sequence GTCGCTGCACTTGGCGGCCTCGCTGCGGCCGCAATCAATGATGGTCACTTCTCGCTTGGCTCTTTGTTGGGTCTGGCAGCGGTGCTCGCACTGATGGTGCGGCAGGGTATTGGTCTGGTCGCCCATTTTCAGCATCTGCAATTGAACGAGGGGGAGCCGTTCGGCGAAAAGCTGGTACGTCGCGGCGTCCAGGAACAGTTCCCGAGCATCATCGCCTCATCGGCGACGACGCTCGCTCTGGTGCTTCCGTTCGCGTTCATGGGCGATGTCGCCGGACTCGAAATCGCACACCCGCTCGCGCTCTCGGTCTTGGGCGGCGTCGTTACCATGACGCTCGGAACATTGCTCGTGCTGCCGGCGCTTTACTTGCGGTTCGGCGCCGGCTGGACGGCCGATCGGCTCGATCTTGAAATGGAGACCGCATCATGACCGCCGCTTGTGCCGCTTCGAAGGTCGTCAAAAGGGGGGAACGTCCCATGGCCCGCTTCAACGCATTGATGGTCACGGCATTTATCGCGTGCCTCGCAGTGCCCTGTGCATCAGCACTGGCCGCTGAGACGGCAGTCAAGAAGATCATGCCAGCGCGCGTCGAGGCCACAAATGACGCAAAGATCATGAAGGTGACGCTTACGCCGAAAGCGGCTGAACGGCTCGGCATCGTGATCGACGAGGTGCGCGCCGATCCGTCGGGTCGCCGGATCGTGCCATACGCATCTGTTCTCTACGACCTAACCGGAAAGACGTGGGTCTATATCAGCGCCGATCCGTTGACTTTCGTTCGCGGCGCGGTGCTGATCGATACCATCAAGGGCGACAACGTGTATCTGACGGACGGGCCCCCCGCTGGTACGAAGGTGCTTGCGGCTGGAGTGCCACAGGTCTTCGGCACAGAGGTGAAGGTAGGTCACTAGCTGTGCGTCGAAATTGATTTTCCACGGCGGCCTCGGCCTGAGTGGGGGGATTTTTTCCGATGATGAGGCTGATTATTGGTTCGAGTCTGCGCTTTCGTTATCTCGTCCTCGCCCTTGGAGTGGTGCTGACCTGGTTTGGCCTCGCACGACTGCGGGACGTACCCGTGGACGTATTCCCGGAATTCGCGCCACCCCGGGTCGAGATCCAGACCATCTGTCTTGGGCTTTCATCCGCCGAAGTTGAGCAACTCGTCACGGTGCCGCTGGAAAACGCGCTGAACGGCGTCCCGGACATTGACGTGATGCGTTCGAAGTCGGTGGCGCAATTGTCGTCGATCCTGTTGATCTTCAAGACGGGCGTCGACGGGATCAGCGCGCGGCAACTGGTCAGCGAGCGAATGGCGCTCGCGACGAAGAGCCTGCCGACATGGGCGGCGCCGCCGTTCATGATGCCGCCATTGTCCTCCACCAGCCGGATCATGAAGGTCGGCATTACTTCCAAGGAGAAGTCCGTGATGGACTTGTCGATGCTCTCCTATTGGACGATCCGGCAACGGCTGCTCGGAGTTCCCGGCGTTGCGAACATCGCGATCTGGGGAGAGCAGCTCAAGATGCTTCAGGTCATGGTTGATCCGAAGCGTCTGGCCGAGGTGGACGTTACACTCGACCAGGTGCAGGAGGCGGTTTCCGACGCCCTCGACGTTGGTCTGCTGCGCTATGCCCGCGGCGCGCATATCGGTACCGGGGGCTTCGTCGAAACACCCAATCAGCGCTTTCAGCTTCGCTTCGTCGGCGGCGGCGTCACACCTGAGACGCTCGCCAAGGTGCCGGTGACCAGACCGGCCGGGAAACCGCCGCTGTTGCTGAGCGACGTGGCCAGTCTGGTCTATGCGCCGCAGGGCATGATCGGCGATGCCGTCATCAACGACGGCCCGGGCCTCATGCTCATTGTCGAAAAGTTTCCCTGGGGCAACACGCTCGCCGTCACCCGTGGGGTGGAGGACGCGCTGGAGCGAATGAAGCCTGGCCTTCCAGGGGTCGAGATTGACACGACAATCTTCCGGCCGGCGACTTTTGTCGAGGACTCGATCCACAACCTGTCCTGGGCACTGCTGCTGAGCTGCCTGCTGGTCACAGGAATCATACTCCTCTTCCTTTACGAGTGGCGTACTGCGATCGTCTGCATCATTGCTATCCCGCTTTCGCTGCTGGCGGCCGGCCTCGTTCTGTTCATGTCCGGCGCCACGGTCAACACCATGACCTTGGCCGGCTTCGTCATCGCGTTGGGGGTTGTCGTCGACGACGCGATCCTCGACGTCGAGAACATCATGCGGCGACTTCGTCTTGCGCGGCGCGCAGGAGACACGCGAAGCACGGCGCGCATCATTCTGGACGCTTCACTCGAGGTGCGGGCGCCGATCGTCTACGCGACCCTCATCGTGGTCACGGCGGTCGTGCCGGTCTTGTTCATGCAGGGCCTGACCGGATCCTTCTTCAAGCCACTGATTGCCGCCTACGTGCTCGCGATTGCGGCCTCGCTCGTTGCGGCGATGACGGTGACGCCGGCGCTCTGCCTGATCCTGCTGCGTGGCGCGCGACTCGAAGGGCGTGAATCACCTGTCATCGTCTGGCTGCTGCGCCATTATGCGCCCTTGCTGGAACGCGTCACCCGGGCTCCACGCATGGCCTATATC is from Bradyrhizobium sp. AZCC 2176 and encodes:
- a CDS encoding efflux RND transporter permease subunit, producing MMRLIIGSSLRFRYLVLALGVVLTWFGLARLRDVPVDVFPEFAPPRVEIQTICLGLSSAEVEQLVTVPLENALNGVPDIDVMRSKSVAQLSSILLIFKTGVDGISARQLVSERMALATKSLPTWAAPPFMMPPLSSTSRIMKVGITSKEKSVMDLSMLSYWTIRQRLLGVPGVANIAIWGEQLKMLQVMVDPKRLAEVDVTLDQVQEAVSDALDVGLLRYARGAHIGTGGFVETPNQRFQLRFVGGGVTPETLAKVPVTRPAGKPPLLLSDVASLVYAPQGMIGDAVINDGPGLMLIVEKFPWGNTLAVTRGVEDALERMKPGLPGVEIDTTIFRPATFVEDSIHNLSWALLLSCLLVTGIILLFLYEWRTAIVCIIAIPLSLLAAGLVLFMSGATVNTMTLAGFVIALGVVVDDAILDVENIMRRLRLARRAGDTRSTARIILDASLEVRAPIVYATLIVVTAVVPVLFMQGLTGSFFKPLIAAYVLAIAASLVAAMTVTPALCLILLRGARLEGRESPVIVWLLRHYAPLLERVTRAPRMAYIAVGIVMLSGIGVWPLLGHSLLPSFKERDFLMHWVTTPDASLPEMLRITTRASKELRAIPGVRNFGAHIGQAFAADEVVGVNFGENWISISKDADYDKTHARIEEMVEGYPGLYRDVQTYLKERMREVLTGAGEAIVVRIFGPDLEVLRDKAEEVRTALADVPDLVNLHKELMVEVPHIQVTVKLEEAQRYGLKPGDVRRASASLMAGTEVGDIFIGGRTYDVQVWTSPDARHSVDSVREMLIDTPTGQRVKLAEVADISIRPTPNVVKREASSRRIDVQANVKGRDLGAVATDVQSRLDKLAFPLGYYAVLQGEYQELSAARRRLELFSVLALAVIFVLLQQSFESWRLAALSFVTLPSALVGGVLAAWLAGGVISLGSLVGFLTVLGIAARNGIIMINHFQHLERHEGEVFGMKLVLRGASERLRPILMTTGAAGLAILPLIIFGDLPGHEIEYPMAVVILGGLVTSTLLNLFILPAFYLRFGRGTGSSTDRVAVPGAAQLSGSV